A DNA window from Paenibacillus andongensis contains the following coding sequences:
- a CDS encoding DNA polymerase IV, with translation MSGVREKIIFLADCQSFYASVEKADHPGCKNKPVAVAGDPARRSGIILAACPIAKSYGVTTAERLGKALKKCPDLIVMRPRMQHYIDVSLMITKIYEEFTDLVEIFSVDEQFLDISSSIPIFGDPITIAKSIQQKVLIQTGIWVRVGISSNKILAKIATDIWAKKNESGIFTLPESEVETLLWPQPVNKMFGVGSRMTAHFARLGMHTIGDIARTPLPRLKEKFRARFGKQSDIHAEVMWRTANGLDNSPVTPGTFDTPPKSVGHMMTLPRDYSERSEVDTILLELTEEVCRDSRRKGYMGSVVTVSCMCSPYEAPTGFSRQMKMPDPTNNTNTVFQAVKVLFYKFWDRMPVRRAGVTLSQLVDDQDYQLTLFEDQIKSRALEKVTDRIKDRYGSAAIVRASSLTTAGQATDRSMKIGGHYK, from the coding sequence TTGAGCGGAGTACGTGAAAAGATTATATTTCTAGCGGACTGCCAGAGTTTTTATGCCAGCGTTGAAAAAGCAGATCACCCAGGATGTAAAAATAAACCTGTTGCTGTTGCTGGAGACCCCGCACGTAGGTCTGGAATAATATTAGCCGCTTGTCCAATTGCAAAAAGTTATGGGGTAACTACAGCCGAACGGCTTGGTAAAGCCCTTAAAAAGTGCCCCGATCTAATTGTTATGCGTCCCCGCATGCAACACTATATCGATGTTTCGCTCATGATTACAAAGATTTACGAAGAATTTACGGACCTTGTTGAAATTTTCAGCGTGGATGAGCAGTTCTTGGATATCTCATCAAGCATTCCAATTTTTGGTGATCCCATTACAATTGCAAAGTCAATTCAGCAAAAGGTTCTAATTCAAACAGGCATATGGGTAAGAGTTGGTATAAGTTCAAATAAAATACTAGCTAAAATTGCAACTGATATTTGGGCAAAGAAAAACGAAAGTGGTATTTTTACTCTGCCCGAGTCAGAAGTCGAAACTTTGCTGTGGCCTCAGCCAGTCAATAAAATGTTCGGGGTCGGATCACGTATGACAGCGCATTTTGCCCGCCTTGGAATGCATACAATCGGCGATATTGCCAGAACACCGCTACCACGTCTCAAAGAAAAATTTCGCGCTCGCTTCGGTAAGCAATCGGATATTCATGCAGAGGTGATGTGGCGAACTGCAAATGGTTTAGATAATAGCCCAGTTACACCTGGAACATTCGATACACCTCCAAAATCAGTCGGCCATATGATGACTTTGCCAAGAGACTATAGTGAAAGATCAGAAGTAGATACAATCCTACTGGAACTCACAGAAGAAGTTTGCCGCGACAGCCGGCGAAAAGGATATATGGGCTCCGTAGTCACGGTCAGTTGCATGTGCAGTCCCTACGAAGCACCCACTGGATTCTCACGCCAAATGAAGATGCCTGATCCTACCAACAATACAAATACCGTATTCCAAGCAGTTAAAGTACTGTTTTATAAGTTTTGGGACAGAATGCCTGTACGTCGCGCTGGCGTAACATTAAGCCAGTTGGTAGATGATCAAGATTACCAGCTTACACTTTTCGAGGATCAGATAAAATCTAGAGCATTGGAGAAAGTTACTGATCGTATTAAAGACCGATATGGCAGTGCCGCAATAGTACGGGCTTCCTCGCTTACCACGGCCGGGCAAGCAACGGATAGGTCGATGAAAATCGGAGGGCACTACAAATGA
- a CDS encoding alpha/beta fold hydrolase has product MKFKRNKNAGIIANIASQSSSQNEKNEGLHIVREVNNEAAIIFVHGLGGHPYRTWTKKNCDSLPHLLVKDESYNRFDLFTFGYKTGFVFKRHHFKQISDLLYTEIKARLNHKEIYFITHSMGGVVVQRMLIEQVERSNDSFIQRIRGIVYLAVPFAGSTIASIASKAYAIIPPIIGEYTISVQVRSLKILSEELAEQSVKWFRYTSNQLSQVRQKNIYGQSDRTVATASSNAAYISDTDVVEENHRSICKIDSGNTVYRLLIDYFKRKSNERVNVAETQLDNYLQWLKAKTNTFIVPGIQIPLPIEDAWAGLQVLEHPSDTPSNSLETALVHYHEWERLSRNTNTWSAQDVTELGKRLVLIGGPGSGKSTLARRTAHRLANLRQKTVYVRLSNVCKEMVQGKSFEESLWSVATDGYAGDKNLLKPLLAEPDALIADGLDECEPHRRMISAALHEWTLGRLSTRVVLTTRPIGYESTQFHTYHHAEIVPLNNDEIHRYAKKLISILIKVEKDGQDVYASFKRQMESNRTVKVAARSPLLLNFLIQLAILGKPFGTYRAELYDKILEEWIRESERGEQLGLNPQIAIRSLEYIGWLLQKANENGIGRSEKELLLKITSFLEDELQLKRLEAQGIASRCLKYWVEKGVLEHLRIGYEDAYTFIHLTFGEFTAARYLSSLEDSVKKQTVIETHRLSSWRETILLAGGLGSAGLIVETLLAVSTDPEGIFNDIVLAAAVLGETRSLPDSNKKVTERLIDRISSPFPVLCYEAVEALKGIACQEGEWFISFIEPLLTHQQEWTRLAGHRLALAAGMHVYDANSFLEWISNPPQEKRIKLLEVPTGWLTWNETIVLGIRQLLESQVGDDKLQLITEALVAAKLSMRSLREVIVIFKEYNRQDLVSKINEKFSSKMPKIDFGKMDVAIINGELAIIRAAIKGIEQPQGTVARNENGSLIQISTLYHGMQLGECTLGDLQPVVEGIDSKAVETVVKGIMAAFEVQEDELYSEALRVFEKSDDRMLLSSLPDVFIDEPNWERAAASGLDKESLVRALSHPSHAIAYNATRLLAAGVGGEEVKPLVREMLLKGSGAILNYAAAVAILLLEEEVLDMLLHRLEDEHSEGFRYLYDLLSKVPGVEKTDRLHQVLVSGIGDSHPLVVKAAAKAIIDLETKIGEDVVREAVVYWNEKGVLCDTHGIHVKGSSCPECHTVPESPLPELLSLLINFKSITFDEALYYSNHDRSDVREIGLRGLSYCLSFDLDHLYSTVIDIHEGRLSWHLLDAVFNVEHLGGLEIKKQLYSLIESENPEVRRRLVQEVTETRWFNEDEAKTLLGIALRDIEPDVRNQAVVAYRNLKSVFNC; this is encoded by the coding sequence TTGAAATTTAAGAGAAATAAAAATGCAGGGATTATAGCGAATATAGCTTCTCAGAGTAGCAGTCAAAATGAAAAGAATGAAGGCTTACATATCGTACGTGAAGTTAATAATGAGGCAGCTATTATTTTCGTACATGGACTTGGAGGACATCCCTATCGTACATGGACAAAAAAGAATTGTGATTCCTTACCTCATCTTCTAGTAAAAGATGAGTCTTATAATCGCTTCGACTTGTTCACGTTTGGTTATAAAACTGGGTTTGTATTTAAAAGACATCATTTCAAGCAAATTTCTGATCTTTTGTATACAGAAATAAAGGCTCGACTTAACCATAAAGAAATTTATTTTATTACTCATAGTATGGGGGGCGTTGTGGTTCAAAGAATGCTCATTGAGCAGGTGGAACGAAGCAATGATAGTTTTATTCAACGAATTCGTGGAATAGTCTATTTAGCTGTTCCTTTCGCTGGATCTACTATAGCGTCCATTGCTTCAAAGGCTTATGCCATCATACCGCCAATTATTGGTGAATATACAATCTCTGTGCAAGTGAGGTCGTTGAAGATACTCAGTGAAGAACTTGCTGAACAAAGTGTGAAGTGGTTCCGTTATACCAGTAATCAGCTTTCTCAAGTACGGCAAAAGAACATTTATGGGCAATCTGACAGGACTGTTGCAACAGCATCTTCAAACGCAGCTTACATTTCAGATACGGACGTAGTGGAGGAGAATCATCGTAGTATCTGTAAAATCGATTCTGGGAACACAGTGTACCGATTATTAATCGATTATTTTAAGCGCAAGTCAAATGAACGGGTAAACGTTGCAGAAACCCAGTTAGATAATTACCTGCAATGGTTGAAAGCTAAAACGAACACCTTCATCGTACCAGGTATACAAATTCCTCTTCCAATTGAGGATGCTTGGGCTGGATTGCAGGTGTTAGAGCACCCGAGCGATACACCAAGTAACTCATTGGAAACAGCCCTTGTTCACTATCATGAATGGGAAAGACTATCTCGTAATACGAATACATGGAGCGCTCAAGATGTGACAGAGCTTGGGAAACGCTTAGTTCTAATAGGAGGTCCCGGTTCCGGAAAAAGTACGTTAGCTCGCCGTACTGCCCATCGTTTGGCAAATCTCCGTCAAAAAACAGTATACGTACGGCTCTCAAACGTATGTAAAGAGATGGTTCAAGGAAAATCCTTTGAGGAATCATTATGGTCGGTTGCAACTGATGGCTATGCCGGAGATAAGAATTTATTAAAACCGTTGTTGGCTGAACCCGATGCACTTATTGCTGATGGATTAGATGAATGTGAGCCACATCGCAGAATGATTAGTGCCGCATTACATGAATGGACACTCGGAAGACTCAGTACAAGAGTTGTATTAACTACTCGACCGATTGGATATGAATCTACACAATTCCACACATATCATCATGCTGAGATTGTGCCGCTAAATAATGACGAAATTCATCGGTATGCCAAAAAATTGATTAGTATACTAATTAAGGTTGAGAAGGACGGGCAAGATGTATATGCTAGTTTTAAACGGCAGATGGAATCAAATAGAACAGTGAAAGTAGCAGCTAGAAGTCCGCTGTTACTCAACTTTTTAATCCAATTAGCTATATTAGGGAAACCCTTTGGCACATATCGGGCGGAACTGTACGATAAAATTTTAGAAGAGTGGATAAGAGAAAGTGAGAGGGGTGAGCAATTGGGGCTAAATCCTCAAATTGCCATTCGATCTTTGGAGTATATTGGTTGGTTGCTTCAAAAGGCAAACGAGAATGGGATCGGTAGGTCTGAAAAAGAATTATTGCTCAAAATAACTTCTTTTCTGGAAGATGAGTTGCAATTAAAACGTTTAGAAGCACAGGGAATTGCTTCACGTTGCTTGAAATACTGGGTTGAAAAGGGTGTTTTGGAACATCTGCGCATTGGATATGAGGATGCATATACCTTTATTCATTTGACTTTTGGAGAGTTTACTGCTGCACGATATCTCTCCTCATTAGAAGACAGTGTCAAAAAGCAAACAGTTATAGAGACACACCGCTTATCATCGTGGCGTGAAACAATACTATTAGCTGGTGGTCTAGGCTCCGCTGGTCTAATCGTGGAGACCCTTTTGGCAGTGAGTACAGACCCAGAAGGGATATTCAATGATATAGTTCTAGCGGCCGCGGTATTGGGCGAAACTAGATCATTGCCAGATAGTAACAAGAAGGTAACGGAGCGATTGATCGATAGAATAAGCTCTCCATTTCCGGTATTGTGTTATGAAGCTGTAGAAGCATTAAAAGGGATAGCATGCCAGGAAGGCGAGTGGTTTATTTCCTTCATAGAGCCCCTCTTAACACACCAGCAAGAATGGACAAGATTGGCTGGTCATAGGTTGGCGCTTGCGGCGGGAATGCATGTTTATGATGCAAACAGTTTTTTGGAATGGATTTCGAATCCACCTCAAGAAAAAAGAATAAAGCTGCTTGAAGTTCCAACTGGCTGGTTGACTTGGAATGAAACAATTGTATTGGGTATAAGACAACTACTAGAAAGTCAAGTCGGTGACGATAAATTGCAACTAATAACTGAAGCCTTGGTCGCAGCGAAGCTAAGTATGAGATCACTGCGAGAAGTTATTGTGATATTTAAGGAATATAACCGTCAAGATTTGGTAAGTAAAATTAACGAAAAATTTTCAAGTAAAATGCCAAAGATAGATTTTGGTAAGATGGATGTCGCTATTATTAATGGTGAGCTTGCTATAATAAGGGCTGCGATAAAAGGGATTGAACAACCGCAAGGAACTGTGGCACGAAATGAAAATGGATCACTTATCCAGATAAGTACCCTCTACCATGGAATGCAGCTCGGGGAGTGTACATTAGGTGATTTACAACCAGTTGTTGAAGGGATCGATTCCAAAGCTGTTGAAACGGTAGTTAAAGGCATTATGGCAGCTTTTGAGGTTCAGGAGGACGAACTTTATTCAGAAGCATTAAGAGTTTTCGAAAAATCTGATGATCGGATGTTGCTGTCTAGTCTTCCCGATGTTTTTATAGACGAGCCTAATTGGGAACGGGCTGCAGCCTCTGGATTGGACAAAGAATCTTTAGTACGTGCGCTTAGTCATCCATCGCATGCTATCGCTTATAATGCAACAAGGCTATTGGCTGCAGGAGTTGGTGGCGAGGAAGTTAAACCACTTGTCAGAGAAATGTTATTAAAAGGGAGTGGTGCGATATTAAATTATGCAGCTGCTGTGGCTATTTTGCTTTTAGAAGAAGAGGTCCTAGACATGTTGCTACATCGATTGGAAGACGAACATTCTGAGGGGTTCCGATATTTATACGATCTACTAAGCAAGGTCCCCGGTGTAGAAAAAACTGATCGTCTTCATCAAGTATTAGTGAGTGGGATCGGTGATTCACATCCGTTGGTGGTGAAAGCTGCAGCCAAGGCTATCATCGATTTAGAGACAAAAATTGGTGAGGATGTTGTTAGGGAAGCTGTAGTTTATTGGAATGAGAAAGGAGTTCTTTGTGATACTCATGGTATACATGTAAAAGGCTCATCTTGCCCCGAATGTCATACTGTCCCTGAGAGCCCTCTTCCCGAATTACTGTCTTTATTAATAAACTTTAAAAGTATCACATTTGATGAAGCATTGTATTACTCCAACCATGATCGTTCGGATGTACGGGAAATTGGGTTGAGAGGCCTATCGTACTGTTTATCCTTTGACCTTGACCACTTATATTCAACAGTCATTGATATTCATGAAGGGAGATTATCCTGGCATCTGCTTGACGCGGTCTTCAACGTAGAGCATCTAGGGGGACTAGAAATCAAGAAGCAACTGTATTCTCTAATTGAAAGTGAAAACCCGGAAGTCAGAAGAAGATTGGTACAAGAAGTGACGGAAACTCGATGGTTCAATGAGGATGAAGCCAAAACTCTCTTAGGCATTGCTTTAAGAGATATAGAACCAGATGTGCGCAATCAAGCAGTTGTAGCATATCGGAACTTAAAGAGCGTCTTTAATTGTTAA
- a CDS encoding helix-turn-helix domain-containing protein: MYKLSKHVGIRIRNFRKNRGLTQEQLGELVQLPQPYIGGIERGEKNISLETLERIIETLKLDPSDLFNGYNFTDSQYENSKLLDSIHVLLKPCSDQELSLIKKLVQVVISEGRSGNQK, translated from the coding sequence TTGTACAAACTCTCAAAGCACGTAGGGATTCGAATTAGAAACTTTCGGAAAAACAGAGGACTTACACAAGAGCAACTGGGCGAGCTTGTTCAACTTCCTCAGCCATACATTGGTGGTATCGAACGTGGTGAAAAGAACATCTCCTTGGAAACTTTAGAGAGGATTATCGAGACTCTCAAGCTAGATCCCAGTGATTTGTTCAATGGTTATAACTTTACGGATTCACAGTATGAGAACTCAAAGTTATTGGATTCAATACACGTTCTACTCAAACCATGCTCAGATCAAGAATTAAGTCTAATCAAAAAATTAGTGCAAGTAGTGATATCTGAAGGTCGGTCTGGAAATCAAAAATAA
- a CDS encoding DGQHR domain-containing protein, protein MSTLPQQYVIENVLQCKMRGKVAYQSYFPASVGVNLIFVKPYDHPSGKGYQRPVDAKRCADFAYYLSKGEDALFTPILLNAGANWEFVCYDKHRPSYGRLLCKGRASLMDGQHRVGGIEKYVRETNSDINIPFLAFHSLDEDEEIKLFDTINTKAKGIGTSLSKFLRRDSDDISWMATEMMTRRESPFNLIGSIIGKRTKGRHVTLQNLYRTLTYLMKNEFINNLPKEEKLSVALTYYNTLRDKFLFEWKDYKGYRVTHIVCIDALSIAGSHVIASSLRENKKQVDLSAIIKYVNKLSVEWSTDGPLKYVKGLSGSKKLAEELKDQMMN, encoded by the coding sequence ATGAGTACTTTGCCACAGCAGTATGTTATTGAAAATGTTCTCCAATGCAAAATGCGAGGTAAGGTCGCATATCAGAGTTATTTCCCTGCCTCTGTTGGAGTAAATTTGATCTTTGTAAAGCCATATGATCATCCCTCTGGAAAAGGGTATCAACGTCCTGTTGATGCAAAAAGATGTGCGGATTTTGCATATTACTTATCTAAGGGCGAAGATGCTCTTTTTACTCCTATATTATTGAATGCTGGAGCTAATTGGGAATTCGTTTGTTATGATAAACACCGGCCATCATACGGTAGATTGCTGTGTAAAGGAAGAGCTTCGCTGATGGATGGCCAACATCGTGTTGGTGGAATAGAAAAATATGTGCGTGAAACGAATTCTGATATAAATATTCCGTTTCTTGCCTTTCATAGTTTAGACGAGGACGAGGAAATCAAACTATTCGATACCATAAACACGAAGGCAAAGGGGATAGGAACTTCTCTGAGTAAATTTCTCCGCCGCGATTCTGATGATATCAGTTGGATGGCAACAGAGATGATGACAAGAAGAGAAAGTCCTTTTAATTTGATAGGAAGTATTATTGGGAAACGAACAAAAGGAAGACATGTAACGCTCCAGAACCTATATAGAACGTTAACCTATTTAATGAAAAATGAATTTATTAACAACCTGCCTAAAGAAGAAAAACTATCGGTAGCTCTTACTTACTATAATACTCTACGTGATAAATTTCTTTTTGAATGGAAAGATTACAAGGGGTACCGAGTAACTCATATTGTATGTATTGATGCTTTATCAATTGCCGGGAGCCATGTGATAGCCTCTTCTTTAAGGGAAAATAAAAAGCAGGTAGATCTGTCAGCAATCATAAAATATGTTAATAAATTATCTGTCGAATGGTCGACGGACGGTCCGCTAAAATACGTAAAAGGTTTAAGTGGTTCGAAGAAATTAGCTGAAGAATTGAAGGATCAAATGATGAATTGA
- a CDS encoding GNAT family N-acetyltransferase encodes MMRANAQFISKQRPFTIVCKDVILRDFITADLDAFHSLTWQPEIHEYLPGWNVAKEQRKNWFINYEIPENEQFLNAVSQGSIIGDLRLRLGIVLKNTGEFIGWCCTGIKDELPAPNREIMFAISKDYRGQSYTTQATQGLIKFLFKYTDVEELSAIALLRNTPSNRVIQKSGFSFKSTVDIENEKYYYYKITKSTWESMT; translated from the coding sequence ATGATGAGAGCTAATGCCCAATTCATTTCGAAACAAAGGCCTTTTACAATCGTCTGTAAGGATGTCATTTTAAGAGATTTTATAACTGCTGATTTAGATGCATTTCATTCCTTAACCTGGCAGCCTGAAATACATGAATATTTGCCGGGTTGGAACGTAGCGAAAGAACAGAGGAAGAATTGGTTTATAAATTATGAAATTCCAGAAAATGAACAATTTTTAAATGCTGTATCGCAAGGTAGTATCATTGGTGATCTTCGACTTCGTTTGGGAATCGTACTTAAAAATACGGGAGAGTTTATTGGTTGGTGCTGTACTGGAATCAAAGACGAACTGCCAGCTCCAAACCGGGAGATTATGTTTGCAATCTCCAAGGACTATAGAGGCCAAAGTTACACCACACAAGCTACTCAAGGGTTAATCAAGTTTTTATTTAAGTATACAGACGTTGAGGAGCTTAGTGCCATTGCTCTCTTACGTAACACACCATCAAATCGTGTAATACAGAAGAGTGGATTTAGTTTTAAAAGTACAGTCGACATCGAAAACGAGAAATATTATTATTATAAAATTACCAAGAGTACGTGGGAAAGTATGACATAG
- a CDS encoding GNAT family N-acetyltransferase: MNVRHVLESDYIPVISVINDWWGGRHMVDMLPKLFFQHFQDTSFVAEKDGLIIGFLVGFVSQTFPTVAYVHFIGTHPDCRKDGVAKNLYQMFFKKAREKGCKVVRCVTSPVNKTSIAFHTRMGFLIEEATGEVDGVPVTVNYDGIGQDRVLFVKELR, translated from the coding sequence ATGAATGTCAGGCATGTACTTGAATCCGACTATATACCAGTAATTTCTGTAATAAATGACTGGTGGGGCGGTCGGCATATGGTTGATATGTTGCCAAAACTTTTTTTTCAACATTTTCAAGACACAAGTTTTGTGGCTGAAAAAGACGGTCTAATCATTGGTTTCTTAGTTGGTTTTGTCTCACAAACATTTCCGACCGTAGCATATGTTCACTTTATTGGGACTCACCCAGATTGCAGGAAAGATGGAGTTGCAAAAAATCTGTACCAGATGTTCTTCAAGAAAGCCCGAGAGAAGGGATGTAAAGTAGTTCGTTGTGTCACATCACCAGTAAACAAAACATCGATAGCTTTTCATACACGTATGGGATTCCTGATTGAAGAAGCAACTGGTGAAGTTGATGGTGTACCAGTTACAGTTAACTATGATGGGATAGGACAAGATCGAGTTTTGTTTGTAAAAGAATTGCGATAG
- a CDS encoding collagen-like protein has protein sequence MEEIKKMNTESSSLKKKKYISVKKKIATSPSNCKTCEEELKPFIRRTIRQFLRKVHCVPGPRGRKGRRGIAGPQGPQGVTGPAGPVGPRGLAGSPGIIGPQGIQGPTGQQGVIGPPGLDGPQGIQGPAGQQGVTGPPGLDGPQGIQGPTGPQGVIGPTGPTQLLVNQTAFVDPVYGNNATAMLDDETKPWQTAAAAVASVPSGTTIIVRPGVYTETNLAKDGIDWVFEKGAIVIAVGNLFDDLGAVIAFDVLGEGQFLTNGATAAGSSILQSTGASTVHFECESMSDTVGNTISLLGGGNYTINVRESITNNFIGGSAVVIASGVLFLKAFEISNDITGTDDLILFTGTETISIGLEVTMINSGGRAIVVSNSAATQTTAITMRTRNIQSNSGLIIDVTPTFTGTFICYSIALVGNSQGVSIQAGNTSLFSYILVVINSAAPALVINGNTQFTGDFDRIFSQDRCILMQNGEAVIHVKTMNSFQTVNPAIDLQNGQMRLQVDLISSEAGNINVAGGSHKVTVMQMTTNGLTIPSVRVENNSVLFLNFQEISGSVNGLITVGTGGNLNMIGERISTFDRGNGLNTALLITDGQVDANVNVISAFGNCIHLSSGGGNPNLRCYVDELSSNINTDPIFTGSSLILQEAGTANIRFNRMDAFFPAQMIRLVNGNLDIEGGLMFNTFTPSSIGIMVSGGNFYGNIDKIQLGTRALEASSGNVALTFDEISVFQPSLDQNIILLSGNVITRIVGNLLQGGTDYTGISVQDSANLEAHIKDFRVGGVCIQYNSTATSDIYFDSIFTPGGVTLAGTAAIVVTAGTLRVKGGQLENGAGLNTGTGILLANDASFIADIDFIRTSNNALNTSSTGRIKLYADEVESDTEVININNLPNANSADYTFKGLYRSTGPNTSAITINSLDPPNVMRLIDTTLISGAGPSISSTVAVLVKNYGVLTATFSPDATVTFLFPASVNIDPAVN, from the coding sequence TTGGAAGAGATTAAAAAGATGAACACTGAATCTTCTTCATTAAAAAAGAAAAAGTATATTTCTGTAAAAAAGAAAATAGCCACTAGCCCATCTAATTGCAAAACGTGTGAGGAAGAATTAAAGCCCTTCATTCGTAGAACAATCCGTCAGTTTTTGAGAAAAGTACACTGTGTTCCTGGACCCCGCGGTCGGAAGGGACGTAGAGGAATTGCGGGACCTCAAGGTCCGCAAGGTGTAACTGGACCGGCAGGGCCAGTCGGGCCGCGAGGTTTAGCAGGATCCCCTGGTATAATTGGACCTCAAGGAATACAAGGTCCAACCGGGCAACAAGGTGTTATCGGTCCTCCAGGTCTAGATGGACCTCAAGGCATTCAAGGCCCAGCCGGGCAACAAGGTGTTACCGGTCCTCCAGGTCTAGATGGACCTCAGGGCATTCAAGGCCCAACCGGACCTCAAGGTGTAATCGGCCCTACGGGTCCTACTCAGTTACTTGTGAATCAGACGGCATTTGTCGATCCTGTGTATGGTAACAATGCAACCGCCATGCTTGACGACGAGACAAAACCTTGGCAGACGGCCGCTGCAGCTGTGGCTAGTGTCCCTTCGGGCACGACAATTATTGTACGTCCCGGAGTATATACGGAGACGAACTTGGCTAAAGACGGGATCGACTGGGTATTTGAAAAGGGAGCCATAGTGATAGCAGTCGGAAACCTTTTTGATGATCTGGGGGCAGTTATCGCTTTTGATGTGCTTGGTGAGGGACAGTTTCTGACTAATGGAGCAACAGCTGCAGGTAGTTCCATTCTTCAGAGTACAGGAGCCAGCACGGTCCACTTTGAATGTGAATCAATGAGTGATACGGTTGGTAACACGATCAGTCTCCTAGGTGGCGGGAATTATACCATTAATGTTAGGGAGAGTATCACGAACAACTTCATCGGAGGCTCTGCGGTTGTGATTGCTAGTGGTGTGCTGTTTTTGAAAGCTTTTGAAATATCGAATGATATCACCGGTACAGATGACCTCATCCTTTTTACGGGGACAGAAACGATTAGTATTGGTCTTGAAGTAACCATGATTAATAGTGGAGGCAGGGCTATTGTTGTGTCCAACAGTGCCGCAACCCAGACAACAGCTATCACAATGCGAACACGCAACATACAGTCCAACTCTGGTTTAATTATAGATGTCACTCCGACATTTACAGGAACCTTTATTTGTTACTCCATTGCTCTGGTAGGCAATTCCCAAGGGGTCTCGATCCAAGCCGGTAATACTAGTTTATTTTCTTATATATTGGTCGTGATTAATTCAGCAGCTCCGGCACTCGTTATTAATGGGAATACGCAATTCACGGGTGATTTCGATAGAATATTTAGTCAAGATCGATGTATTCTTATGCAGAACGGTGAGGCAGTTATCCATGTCAAAACAATGAATTCCTTCCAGACGGTGAACCCGGCCATCGATCTTCAAAATGGGCAAATGAGATTACAGGTGGATCTCATTTCTAGCGAGGCAGGAAATATCAACGTAGCCGGAGGTAGTCACAAGGTGACTGTGATGCAGATGACCACAAACGGGTTAACCATTCCATCCGTACGTGTTGAAAACAACAGTGTTCTATTCCTGAATTTCCAGGAAATATCTGGATCGGTAAATGGGCTTATTACAGTTGGGACCGGCGGAAATTTAAACATGATTGGAGAACGTATCAGCACATTCGATCGTGGTAACGGTTTAAATACAGCCTTGCTAATCACGGATGGTCAAGTCGATGCGAATGTTAATGTGATATCAGCTTTTGGGAATTGTATCCATCTCTCTTCTGGCGGTGGCAATCCAAACCTCCGTTGTTATGTAGATGAACTCTCCAGCAATATAAACACAGATCCTATATTTACAGGATCCAGCTTAATACTTCAAGAAGCAGGTACTGCAAACATTAGATTCAATCGAATGGATGCCTTCTTTCCAGCGCAGATGATACGACTAGTGAATGGCAATCTTGACATAGAAGGAGGACTCATGTTCAACACTTTTACGCCTTCTTCTATAGGAATTATGGTCTCCGGAGGCAATTTCTATGGCAACATTGATAAAATTCAATTGGGCACACGTGCTTTAGAAGCGAGTTCAGGCAATGTAGCACTTACTTTTGACGAGATCTCTGTCTTCCAGCCTAGTTTAGATCAAAATATCATTTTGCTAAGCGGGAACGTCATCACTCGAATCGTTGGTAACCTTCTTCAGGGTGGCACGGATTATACAGGCATTTCTGTTCAGGATTCGGCGAATCTCGAAGCACATATCAAAGATTTTAGAGTCGGTGGTGTATGTATTCAATATAATTCTACGGCCACCTCAGACATTTACTTCGATAGTATTTTTACTCCTGGCGGCGTAACCCTTGCCGGTACAGCAGCCATAGTTGTAACTGCAGGTACCTTAAGGGTAAAGGGAGGACAACTCGAAAACGGGGCCGGACTTAATACGGGAACTGGTATTCTACTTGCTAATGATGCAAGTTTTATCGCTGATATTGACTTCATTCGCACATCAAACAACGCGCTAAATACCTCTAGTACAGGGAGGATCAAATTATATGCGGATGAGGTGGAGTCGGATACGGAAGTCATTAACATTAACAACCTTCCTAATGCAAACTCAGCGGATTATACGTTCAAAGGTCTATATCGATCTACAGGACCCAACACATCGGCCATTACCATTAATAGCCTAGATCCACCTAATGTGATGCGGTTAATCGATACAACTCTTATTAGTGGAGCAGGACCTTCGATATCATCGACAGTTGCAGTATTAGTAAAGAACTATGGTGTCCTTACGGCTACTTTTTCACCGGATGCTACGGTTACATTTTTATTCCCTGCTTCTGTTAATATTGATCCAGCAGTTAATTAG